In a single window of the Pelmatolapia mariae isolate MD_Pm_ZW unplaced genomic scaffold, Pm_UMD_F_2 NODE_ptg000649l+_length_47392_cov_1, whole genome shotgun sequence genome:
- the LOC134623433 gene encoding tripartite motif-containing protein 16-like, whose product MDPQTILCDMCAEEDRKPAKKTCMKCEISMCVQHLQAHLTTPVLLQTHPLTEPMDLCGNTKCSQHGKLLEYYCLDDMTCVCVSCAIEDQHRLHNMKTFSTAHKELLEKLKAEQLILQEKTDDENVSLEKWEKSEREKLGRCSVRLTEAVTKLRDISLTSVQSSVSARMVSLKTSKSSMEAAQKEKDTFRFLQMYSQVHQDVEKAKAVDLSKGLEPGSHRDKLVEEIRQNGEKMVSQAFQFWGSLLTLVDPEHHQELVPIGSDLIFEPQSLGPGMSLSKDNRKVFHNSWLGQCCATLLICSTKTASSYQRWVVNLPKESDWTTGLCEKTSAKNLKDGAVYGLCWEDKQLSSLTTKRNEGFQSSTLQGLKVQNTGTVKTGTQLATTSALITYQGENGDEPVPRPEKVEVLWNFTASTLSFFRRTGQHQREEIITMKLKVSINNWDLVPFVQLGKQNIYNTTQQQQQEWKCTCGKVYYRDGNGYRNNMSRFSSEANCSCGKMIGGPCVTEMVCKLC is encoded by the exons ATGGATCCACAAACTATTCTCTGTGACATGTGTGCAGAGGAGGACAGGAAACCAGCAAAGAAGACGTGCATGAAGTGTGAGATCTCCATGTGTGTCCAGCACCTCCAGGCCCACCTGACCACACCTGTGTTACTGCAGACTCATCCTCTGACTGAACCCATGGATTTATGTGGGAACACCAAATGTTCTCAGCACGGCAAGCTCCTGGAGTACTACTGCTTGGACGAcatgacctgtgtgtgtgtttcctgcgCCATTGAGGACCAGCACCGCCTACACAATATGAAGACCTTCTCCACAGCCCACAAAGAGCTCCTGGAGAAGCTGAAAGCTGAGCAGCTGATCTTACAGGAGAAAACAGACGATGAGAATGTGAGTCTGGAAAAGTGGGAgaagagtgaaagagagaagcTGGGTCGCTGCAGTGTGCGTCTGACTGAGGCTGTGACTAAGCTGCGTGACATCTCTCTGACCAGCGTCCAGAGCTCAGTCTCTGCTCGTATGGTGTCCCTGAAAACCAGCAAGAGCAGCATGGAAGCAGCACAGAAGGAGAAGGACACCTTCAGATTCCTGCAGATGTATTCTCAGGTGCATCAGGATGTGGAGAAGGCCAAAGCTGTGGATCTGAGCAAAGGGCTGGAGCCGGGCAGCCATCGGGACAAACTGGTTGAGGAGATAAGACAGAATGGGGAGAAGATGGTGAGTCAGGCGTTTCAGTTCTGGGGATCATTGCTGACTCTGGTTGATCCTGAACACCACCAGGAGCTTGTTCCCATTGGTTCAGACCTGATCTTTGAGCCACAGTCTCTGGGTCCTGGCATGTCGCTGTCCAAAGACAACAGGAAGGTTTTCCACAATAGCTGGCTGGGACAGTGCTGTGCAACTCTTCTAATCTGTAGTACCAAGACAGCCAGCAGCTATCAGAGGTGGGTGGTCAACCTGCCTAAAGAGTCTGATTGGACGACTGGTTTATGTGAAAAAACATCTGCAAAGAACTTGAAGGATGGAGCTGTGTATGGACTGTGCTGGGAGGATAAGCAGCTCAGCAGCCTCACAACAAAGAGAAATGAAGGTTTTCAATCATCCACTTTACAAGGTTTGAAGGTGCAAAATACTGGTACAGTCAAAACTGGGACCCAACTCGCGACAACCTCTGCATTAATCACATATCAGGGGGAGAATGGAGACGAGCCTGTACCACGACCTGAAAAGGTGGAGGTGTTGTGGAACTTTACTGCCTCCACGCTGTCCTTCTTCAGGAGAACCGGACAGCACCAGAGAGAAGAAATAATCACAATGAAGCTTAAAGTAAGCATCAACAACTGGGACCTGGTCCCATTTGTCCAACTGGGAAAGCAAAATATCTACAACACgacccagcagcagca GCAGGAATGGAAGTGCACATGTGGGAAAGTTTACTACAGGGATGGTAATGGATACAGAAATAATATGTCCCGCTTTTCCTCCGAGGCTAATTGTTCTTGTGGAAAAATGATTGGTGGTCCATGTGTGACAGAAATGGTTTGTAAACTCTGTTAA
- the LOC134623434 gene encoding E3 ubiquitin-protein ligase TRIM34-like — protein sequence MSDSIQTKRRRTDPQTILCDMCIEDRKPAKKTCMKCEISMCVQHLQAHLTTPVLLQTHPLTEPMDLCGNTKCSQHGKLLEYYCLDDMTCVCVSCAIEDQHRLHNMKTFSTAHKELLEKLKAEQLILQEKTDDENVSLEKWEKSEREKLGRCSVRLIEAVTKLRDISLTSVQSSVSARMVSLKTSKSSMEAAQKEKDTFRFLQMYSQVHQDVEKAKAVDLRKGLEPGSHRDKLAEEIRQNGEKMVKQVSQFWGSLLTLVDPEHHQELVPTDSHLIFESQSLGPGMSLSKDSRKVFHNSWLGQCCATLLICSTKTASSYQRWVVSLPEECDWTTGLCDKTSAKNLKDGAVYGLCWEDKQLSSLITETDKDSQSSTSQALKVQNTGTVKTATQFKTTSALITYQGENGDEPVPPPEKVEVLWNFPASTLSFFRRTRQHQREEIITMKLKASINNWDLAPIVQLGKQNIYSTTQQQQWKCSCGKDYYWDGNRYRDNMSGSSYQGCCSCGKVLGPHITEMVCELY from the coding sequence ATGTCTGACAGCATACAAACAAAAAGGAGAAGAACAGATCCACAAACTATCCTCTGTGACATGTGTATAGAGGACAGGAAACCAGCAAAGAAGACGTGCATGAAGTGTGAGATCTCCATGTGTGTCCAGCACCTCCAGGCCCACCTGACCACACCTGTGTTACTGCAGACTCATCCTCTGACTGAACCCATGGATTTATGTGGGAACACCAAATGTTCTCAGCACGGCAAGCTCCTGGAGTACTACTGCTTGGACGAcatgacctgtgtgtgtgtttcctgcgCCATTGAGGACCAGCACCGCCTACACAATATGAAGACCTTCTCCACAGCCCACAAAGAGCTCCTGGAGAAGCTGAAAGCTGAGCAGCTGATCTTACAGGAGAAAACAGACGATGAGAATGTGAGTCTGGAAAAGTGGGAgaagagtgaaagagagaagcTGGGTCGCTGCAGTGTGCGTCTGATTGAGGCTGTGACTAAGCTGCGTGACATCTCTCTGACCAGCGTCCAGAGCTCAGTCTCTGCTCGTATGGTGTCCCTGAAAACCAGCAAGAGCAGCATGGAAGCAGCACAGAAGGAGAAGGACACCTTCAGATTCCTGCAGATGTATTCTCAGGTGCATCAGGATGTGGAGAAGGCCAAAGCTGTGGATCTGAGAAAAGGGCTGGAGCCGGGCAGCCATCGGGACAAACTGGCTGAGGAGATAAGACAGAATGGGGAGAAGATGGTGAAGCAAGTGTCTCAGTTCTGGGGATCATTGCTGACTCTGGTTGATCCTGAACACCACCAGGAGCTTGTTCCCACTGATTCACACCTGATCTTTGAGTCACAGTCTCTGGGTCCTGGCATGTCGCTGTCCAAAGACAGCAGGAAGGTTTTCCACAATAGCTGGCTGGGACAGTGCTGTGCAACTCTTCTAATCTGTAGTACCAAGACAGCCAGCAGCTATCAGAGGTGGGTGGTCAGTCTGCCTGAAGAGTGTGATTGGACGACTGGTTTATGTGATAAAACATCTGCAAAGAACTTGAAGGATGGAGCTGTGTATGGACTGTGCTGGGAAGATAAGCAGCTCAGCAGCCTCATAACAGAAACTGATAAAGATTCTCAATCATCCACTTCACAAGCTTTGAAGGTGCAAAATACTGGTACAGTAAAAACAGCTACCCAGTTCAAGACAACCTCTGCATTAATCACATATCAGGGGGAGAATGGAGACGAGCCTGTACCACCACCTGAAAAGGTGGAGGTGTTGTGGAACTTTCCTGCCTCCACGCTGTCCTTCTTCAGGAGAACCAGACAGCACCAGAGAGAAGAAATAATCACAATGAAGCTTAAAGCAAGCATCAACAACTGGGACCTGGCCCCAATTGTTCAACTGGGAAAGCAAAATATCTACAGCACgacccagcag